In Phenylobacterium zucineum HLK1, one DNA window encodes the following:
- a CDS encoding efflux RND transporter permease subunit — MSFSRFFIDRPIFAGVISVFVALLGLFAYPQLPLSQYPEIAPPTVAVIASYPGASAETLAETVAAPLEQEINGVEDMLYMTSSSANGTAQITVTFQPGTDLDAAQVLVQNRVALAEPRLPEQVRQIGVTVNKQSTGFLMLVALTSKDPSVDVDFVGNYANSSLRDRLLRVPGVGGVQLFGGGFYSMRVWIDPDKAAARNLTAQEIVAALRGQNVQASGGALGQAPTDAGVATELPVDVQGRLGTPEQFADVVIRTDDQGRVTRVRDVARVELGSQDYSIRGYFGGERGIGMAVIQQPGSNALSTAEAVLSAVEAAKADFPPGVEYTIPYNPTEYVQASVEAVQHTLIEAVFLVVIVILVFLQTWRAALIPILAIPVALVGTFAVQLALGYSINSLSLFALVLAVGIVVDDAIVVVENVERNIREGLSPREAAYRTMDEVSGALVAIGLVLLAVFVPTAFVPGIPGEFYRQFAVTIAAAATISLLVSLTLSPALAALLLKPHREHHDEGPRWLRPLQAAGRTFNRAFDALSERYGRLTARLVRTSVLVLAVYGGLLAVTGWRLAVTPTGFIPQQDQGVLIGVIQLPPGASLERTDAIVRRASAEVAKMPGVENVAGMAGLDGASFSNASNAATMFIRLKDWDERGKALGADAVAGAIMGQLGAVEEANIFVLSPPPVQGLGNGGGFKLMVQDRSGAGYEALEEAANGLMGAAGQRTDVQGVFNQFNTGAPRVTADVNRDKALMMGVQPQDVFSTLGTYLGSTYVNDFTLGGRNFRVTAQAEPSGRDDMADIAGLRVRSAQGGMVPLGSVADLRSDTGPTRVVRFNLFPAAEVIGSAAPGVSTGQALGTMEQLADQTLPQGMSYEWTELAFQEKAAGDTAGIVFAMAVLLVFLVLAAQYEAFTLPLAVILIVPMCILAALIGVSLRGQDNNILTQVGLVVLVALAAKNAILIVEFAKQAEERDGQTRFEAAVTAARTRLRPILMTSFAFIFGVVPLMLATGPGQEMRQALGTTVFSGMLGVTFFGLVFTPVFYVVCRKLAERLPKPPPKDAPATTQIEGSRP; from the coding sequence ATGAGCTTCTCCCGCTTCTTCATCGACCGGCCGATCTTCGCCGGCGTCATCTCGGTGTTCGTGGCCCTGCTCGGCCTCTTCGCCTACCCGCAGCTGCCGCTGTCGCAGTACCCGGAGATCGCCCCGCCGACCGTGGCGGTGATCGCCAGCTATCCAGGCGCCTCGGCCGAGACACTGGCCGAGACGGTCGCCGCGCCGCTCGAGCAGGAGATCAACGGCGTCGAGGACATGCTCTACATGACCTCCTCGTCGGCCAACGGCACGGCGCAGATCACCGTGACCTTCCAGCCGGGGACCGACCTCGATGCGGCCCAGGTGCTGGTCCAGAACCGCGTCGCGCTCGCCGAACCGCGCCTGCCCGAGCAGGTCCGCCAGATCGGCGTGACGGTGAACAAGCAGTCCACCGGCTTCCTGATGCTGGTGGCGCTGACGTCCAAGGACCCTTCGGTCGACGTCGACTTCGTCGGCAACTACGCCAACTCCAGCCTGCGCGACCGGCTGCTGCGGGTGCCCGGCGTCGGCGGCGTCCAGCTCTTCGGGGGCGGCTTCTACTCGATGCGCGTCTGGATCGATCCGGACAAGGCGGCCGCGCGCAATCTGACGGCCCAGGAGATCGTGGCCGCCCTGCGCGGGCAGAACGTCCAGGCCTCGGGCGGAGCCCTGGGCCAGGCGCCGACGGACGCGGGCGTGGCGACCGAGCTTCCGGTGGACGTCCAGGGCCGCCTCGGCACGCCCGAGCAGTTCGCCGACGTCGTGATCCGGACCGACGACCAGGGCCGGGTCACGCGGGTCCGCGACGTCGCCCGGGTCGAGCTGGGGTCGCAGGACTACAGCATCCGCGGCTACTTCGGCGGGGAGCGCGGCATCGGCATGGCCGTGATCCAGCAGCCGGGCTCGAACGCCCTCTCCACCGCCGAGGCCGTGCTGTCCGCGGTCGAAGCGGCGAAGGCCGACTTCCCGCCCGGCGTCGAATACACCATCCCCTACAACCCGACGGAGTACGTCCAGGCTTCGGTGGAGGCCGTGCAGCACACGCTGATCGAGGCGGTGTTCCTCGTCGTCATCGTGATCCTGGTCTTCCTGCAGACCTGGCGGGCGGCGCTGATCCCGATCCTGGCGATTCCGGTGGCGCTGGTCGGCACCTTCGCCGTGCAACTGGCCCTTGGCTACTCGATCAACTCGCTGTCGCTGTTCGCCCTCGTGCTGGCCGTCGGCATCGTCGTCGACGACGCCATCGTGGTGGTCGAGAACGTCGAGCGGAACATCCGCGAGGGGCTCAGTCCCCGCGAGGCGGCCTACCGCACCATGGACGAGGTCAGCGGCGCGCTGGTCGCCATCGGCCTCGTGCTGCTGGCGGTGTTCGTGCCCACGGCCTTCGTCCCCGGCATCCCGGGCGAGTTCTACCGCCAGTTCGCCGTGACCATCGCCGCGGCGGCCACCATCTCGCTGCTGGTCTCGCTGACGCTGTCGCCCGCGCTCGCCGCCCTGCTGCTGAAGCCGCACCGGGAGCACCACGACGAAGGCCCGCGCTGGCTGCGCCCGCTGCAGGCCGCGGGACGGACGTTCAACCGCGCCTTCGACGCGCTCAGCGAGCGCTACGGCCGCCTGACGGCCCGGCTGGTGCGCACCAGCGTCCTCGTGCTGGCCGTCTACGGCGGCCTGCTGGCGGTCACCGGCTGGCGCCTGGCGGTCACGCCCACCGGCTTCATCCCGCAGCAGGACCAGGGCGTGCTGATCGGCGTCATCCAGCTGCCGCCCGGCGCCTCGCTGGAGCGGACCGACGCCATCGTGCGGCGGGCCAGCGCCGAGGTGGCCAAGATGCCGGGCGTCGAGAACGTGGCCGGCATGGCCGGCCTCGACGGCGCGAGCTTCTCCAACGCCTCCAACGCGGCGACCATGTTCATCCGCCTCAAGGACTGGGACGAGCGCGGCAAGGCGCTGGGCGCCGACGCCGTGGCCGGCGCCATCATGGGCCAGCTGGGCGCGGTGGAAGAGGCCAACATCTTCGTCCTGTCGCCCCCGCCCGTGCAGGGCCTGGGCAACGGCGGCGGCTTCAAGCTGATGGTCCAGGACCGCTCCGGCGCCGGCTACGAAGCCCTCGAAGAGGCCGCGAACGGCCTGATGGGCGCGGCCGGCCAGCGCACGGATGTGCAGGGCGTGTTCAACCAGTTCAACACCGGCGCCCCGCGGGTGACCGCCGACGTCAACCGCGACAAGGCGCTGATGATGGGCGTCCAGCCGCAGGACGTGTTCAGCACTCTTGGGACCTACCTGGGCTCGACCTACGTCAACGACTTCACCCTGGGCGGGCGCAACTTCCGCGTCACCGCCCAGGCCGAGCCCTCGGGCCGCGACGACATGGCCGACATCGCCGGCCTGCGGGTCCGCTCGGCGCAGGGCGGGATGGTGCCTCTGGGTTCCGTGGCCGACCTTCGGAGCGACACCGGCCCCACGCGGGTCGTGAGGTTCAACCTGTTCCCCGCCGCCGAGGTGATCGGCTCGGCCGCGCCGGGCGTCTCGACCGGCCAGGCGCTGGGGACGATGGAGCAGCTCGCCGACCAGACCCTGCCGCAGGGCATGAGCTACGAGTGGACCGAGCTGGCGTTCCAGGAGAAGGCCGCCGGTGACACCGCCGGGATCGTCTTCGCCATGGCCGTGCTGCTGGTGTTCCTGGTGCTGGCCGCCCAGTACGAGGCCTTCACCCTGCCGCTGGCGGTGATCCTGATCGTCCCGATGTGCATCCTGGCGGCGCTCATCGGGGTCAGCCTGCGGGGCCAGGACAACAACATCCTGACCCAGGTGGGCCTCGTGGTGCTCGTCGCCCTGGCCGCCAAGAACGCCATCCTGATCGTCGAGTTCGCCAAGCAGGCCGAGGAGCGCGACGGCCAGACCCGCTTCGAGGCGGCCGTCACCGCGGCCCGCACGCGCCTGCGGCCGATCCTGATGACCTCCTTCGCCTTCATCTTCGGCGTCGTGCCGCTGATGCTGGCGACCGGCCCCGGCCAGGAGATGCGCCAGGCCCTCGGCACCACCGTGTTCTCCGGCATGTTGGGGGTGACCTTCTTCGGACTGGTGTTCACGCCGGTCTTCTACGTGGTCTGCCGCAAGCTGGCCGAGCGTCTGCCCAAGCCGCCGCCCAAGGACGCGCCGGCGACGACCCAGATCGAAGGGAGCCGCCCGTGA
- a CDS encoding efflux transporter outer membrane subunit gives MSARILLTAAAAAALVSACATGPDYKAPGAMAGTSGAFVGAGAAPVEAAEPPADWWRLYQDPALDRLISEALANNRDVAVAAANLAQVRASLSEARVGRLPSTTASGGAARSRQPDPATGRMVEGDTVSAGLDVSYEVDFFGRVGRAIEAARADRDAAQAALDVVRVSVAAETARAYADACAAGAQLEVAGRSLALSEETAALTRRQLDAGRGTGLDVARAQAQAESARAAVPPLQAQRDAALFRLSVLTGRPPAEVSPAAAACTAIPQLEAAIPVGDGASLLARRPDVRQAERRLAAATARIGVATAALYPRVTLGGSLASVGGEGRDLGDQVSFSVGPLISWSFPNIGLARARIAQADAAAQGALAAFEQTTLTALQETETALSAYGRELDRRTALRRARDESAEAVRLARLRQGAGLDSFLTVLDAERTLAGLEAQLAQSEALVASNQITLFKALGGGWRTDGG, from the coding sequence GTGAGCGCCCGCATCCTGCTGACGGCCGCCGCCGCGGCCGCCCTCGTCTCCGCCTGCGCCACCGGCCCGGACTACAAGGCGCCCGGCGCGATGGCCGGGACCTCCGGCGCCTTCGTCGGCGCCGGGGCGGCGCCCGTCGAGGCCGCCGAGCCCCCCGCCGACTGGTGGCGGCTCTACCAGGACCCCGCGCTGGACCGCCTGATCTCCGAGGCGCTGGCCAACAACCGCGACGTGGCCGTGGCCGCCGCCAACCTGGCGCAGGTCCGGGCCTCGCTGTCCGAAGCCCGCGTCGGCCGCCTGCCGTCCACGACGGCGAGCGGCGGGGCGGCGCGCAGCCGCCAGCCCGACCCCGCCACCGGCCGGATGGTGGAGGGCGACACCGTCTCGGCGGGGCTCGACGTCTCGTACGAGGTGGACTTCTTCGGCCGGGTCGGCCGCGCGATCGAGGCGGCCCGCGCCGACCGCGACGCGGCCCAGGCGGCGCTGGACGTGGTGCGGGTCTCGGTCGCCGCCGAGACCGCCCGCGCCTACGCCGACGCGTGCGCCGCCGGCGCCCAGCTGGAGGTCGCCGGCCGCTCGCTGGCGCTGTCCGAGGAGACCGCCGCCCTCACCCGCCGGCAGCTGGACGCCGGCCGCGGCACCGGCCTCGACGTCGCGCGCGCCCAGGCCCAGGCCGAGAGCGCCCGGGCGGCCGTCCCGCCCCTGCAGGCCCAGCGCGACGCCGCGCTGTTCCGGCTGTCGGTGCTGACGGGCCGCCCGCCGGCCGAGGTCTCGCCCGCGGCCGCCGCCTGCACGGCCATTCCGCAGCTCGAAGCGGCGATCCCCGTCGGCGACGGCGCCTCGCTGCTCGCGCGGCGTCCCGACGTGCGTCAGGCCGAGCGGCGCCTGGCCGCGGCCACCGCCCGCATCGGCGTGGCCACCGCCGCGCTCTATCCGCGCGTGACCCTGGGCGGCTCGCTGGCCAGCGTCGGCGGCGAGGGCCGGGACCTGGGCGACCAGGTCTCGTTCAGCGTCGGCCCGCTGATCAGCTGGAGCTTCCCGAACATCGGGCTCGCCCGCGCCCGCATCGCCCAGGCCGACGCGGCGGCCCAGGGCGCCCTGGCGGCCTTCGAGCAGACGACCCTGACCGCGCTGCAGGAGACCGAGACGGCGCTGTCCGCCTATGGGCGCGAGCTCGACCGGCGCACGGCCCTGCGCCGCGCCCGCGACGAGAGCGCGGAGGCGGTGCGGCTGGCGCGCCTGCGCCAGGGCGCCGGGCTGGACAGCTTCCTGACCGTGCTCGACGCCGAACGGACGCTGGCCGGCCTGGAGGCGCAGCTCGCCCAGTCGGAGGCCCTGGTCGCCTCGAACCAGATCACGCTGTTCAAGGCCCTGGGCGGCGGCTGGCGCACGGACGGCGGCTGA
- a CDS encoding efflux RND transporter periplasmic adaptor subunit, translating into MRTFRTLALTALASLALVGCGRKEGPPVAAAPAVSVATPLKATVRDWDDFTGRFEASHRVDVRARAGGYLQAVHFQEGQTVRKGQLLFTLDPRPAQAQLAAARAQADLARAELKRAESLLAATAISQEEYENRRSAAAVAEATLRARQLDVEFTRVTAPISGRISARRVDPGNLIAGGTSAGDVLTTIVAADPIHFIFDASEAQLLKLQRQTAGKGGVPVQVRLQDEADYRWTGTVDFLDNAVDPASGTIRLRARIRNPDGFLKEGMYGSARMAGAGAYEALLIPETAVASDGPRKVAYVVAADGQAQSRALQLGPVVDGLRVIRAGLNPTDRVVVNGVQRVRPGQKVQPKTVTISRTAQAAERPAPAAAPASTATIVR; encoded by the coding sequence ATGCGGACCTTCCGAACGCTGGCGCTCACCGCGCTGGCGAGCTTGGCGCTTGTTGGCTGCGGACGGAAGGAGGGACCGCCCGTCGCGGCCGCCCCCGCGGTTTCGGTCGCCACGCCCCTGAAGGCGACGGTGCGCGACTGGGACGACTTCACGGGACGCTTCGAGGCCTCGCACCGGGTGGACGTGCGCGCCCGCGCCGGCGGTTACCTCCAGGCCGTGCACTTCCAGGAGGGCCAGACGGTCCGCAAGGGCCAGCTCCTCTTCACCCTCGATCCGCGTCCCGCCCAGGCCCAGCTCGCCGCCGCCCGCGCCCAGGCCGACCTGGCCCGCGCCGAGCTGAAGCGGGCCGAGAGCCTGCTGGCCGCGACCGCGATCTCGCAGGAGGAGTACGAGAACCGCCGCTCGGCCGCCGCGGTCGCCGAGGCGACCCTGCGCGCCCGCCAGCTCGACGTGGAGTTCACCCGCGTCACCGCGCCCATCTCGGGCCGCATCTCGGCCCGGCGGGTGGATCCCGGCAACCTGATCGCCGGCGGCACCTCCGCGGGCGACGTGCTGACCACCATCGTCGCCGCCGACCCCATCCACTTCATCTTCGACGCCTCGGAGGCCCAGCTGCTGAAGCTGCAGCGCCAGACCGCCGGCAAGGGCGGGGTGCCGGTGCAGGTGCGGCTGCAGGACGAAGCGGACTACCGCTGGACCGGGACGGTGGATTTCCTCGACAACGCCGTGGACCCGGCCTCGGGCACGATCCGGCTGCGCGCCCGCATCCGCAATCCGGACGGCTTCCTGAAGGAAGGCATGTACGGCTCGGCCCGGATGGCCGGCGCCGGCGCCTACGAGGCGCTGCTGATCCCCGAGACCGCCGTGGCCTCGGACGGTCCGCGCAAGGTAGCCTATGTCGTGGCCGCGGACGGCCAGGCGCAGAGCCGGGCGCTGCAGCTCGGCCCCGTCGTGGACGGCCTGCGGGTGATCCGCGCCGGCCTGAACCCGACCGACCGGGTCGTGGTGAACGGCGTCCAGCGCGTCCGCCCAGGCCAGAAGGTCCAGCCCAAGACCGTCACCATCAGCCGCACGGCCCAGGCGGCCGAGCGGCCCGCCCCGGCCGCGGCGCCGGCCTCCACCGCCACCATCGTCCGCTAG
- the nirD gene encoding nitrite reductase small subunit NirD has translation MNALVKDPTVWTDVGAVTDIPARGARRVPTPDGDIAVFRTGDGRIFALKDACPHKGGPLSQGIVHGHAVACPLHNWSIDLATGEPLGADRGKGCAPVARVRVEGGRVLVGRV, from the coding sequence ATGAACGCTCTCGTGAAGGACCCTACCGTCTGGACGGACGTCGGGGCCGTGACCGACATCCCCGCGCGGGGCGCGCGGCGCGTGCCGACGCCGGATGGCGACATCGCCGTGTTCCGCACCGGCGACGGCCGCATCTTCGCCCTGAAGGACGCCTGCCCTCACAAGGGCGGACCGCTGAGCCAGGGCATCGTCCACGGCCACGCCGTCGCCTGCCCCCTGCACAACTGGTCCATCGACCTGGCCACCGGCGAGCCGCTGGGGGCCGACCGCGGCAAGGGCTGCGCGCCGGTGGCGCGGGTCCGGGTGGAGGGCGGTCGCGTCCTCGTGGGGCGGGTGTGA
- a CDS encoding nitrate reductase, with amino-acid sequence MRTTCPYCGVGCGISAEAEGRALSVAGDPAHPANLGRLCSKGSALGATVGLEGRLLHPTIGDRPATWAEATGLVARRLREAIARHGPDSVAFYVSGQLLTEDYYAANKLMKGFIGSANIDTNSRLCMASAVVAHKLAFGADLVPGCYEDLDLADLVVLSGHNAAWTHPVLFRRLEAARARGQRHVVIDPRRTDTAEAADLHLPIAPQTDVRLWNGLLADLIRRGAIDLAFLSAHVGGFAETEAELARADQSPAAVAADCGVPLADLERFFRWFAATPRTVSLFSMGANQSAQGVAKGLAILNVHLATGRIGKPGACPFSITGQPNAMGGRETGGMATTLAAHMDFEEAARARVRRFWGAPTIAERPGLRAVEMFEAVREGRIKALWIMATNPAVSLPDAGRVREALAACPFVVVSDVMAATDTSAFAHVRLPALAWGEKDGTVTNSERRISRQRPLLPPPGEARADWRIVADVATAMGFGEAFGWRTPAQVFREWARLTAYDNPDRVLNLGPLAALTPEAYDALEPVQWPVTAAGGAPRLFTDGRFQTPDGRGRMHPVAAEGPAEPVDPGYPLALNTGRVRDHWHTLTRTGLAPELCRHAPEPYVEIHPADAAPLGIAEGALTRIVTRQGEAVATARLSDRQRPGSVFLPMHWTQAFAPAGRANPLVAARTDPRSGQPEFKHTPARVRPYRETWRGFLLAPAAVEPPRGCDLVWRRIPQPACQLHEFAGRGDGAEREAVRRALARGAPAEVLRFEDPAAGVLREAFLAEGRLERVLFLAAAGELPPRDWLAELFAGGVLDPLQRAALLVGRAPGRAVEAGPVVCACRGVRQPRIEAAIADGARDLDAVAGATGAGASCGSCRPEIARLLSATSPQVRHAA; translated from the coding sequence GTGAGGACGACCTGCCCCTACTGCGGCGTCGGGTGCGGGATCTCGGCTGAGGCCGAGGGCCGAGCGCTGTCGGTGGCGGGCGATCCGGCGCATCCGGCCAACCTCGGGCGGCTGTGCTCGAAGGGGAGCGCCCTGGGGGCCACGGTCGGCCTGGAGGGGCGGCTGCTGCATCCGACGATCGGCGATCGCCCCGCGACTTGGGCCGAGGCGACCGGGCTGGTCGCGCGCCGGTTACGGGAGGCCATCGCCCGCCACGGGCCGGACTCGGTCGCCTTCTACGTCTCGGGCCAGCTGCTGACCGAGGACTACTACGCCGCCAACAAGCTGATGAAGGGCTTCATCGGCTCGGCCAACATCGACACCAACTCGCGGCTGTGCATGGCCTCGGCGGTTGTGGCCCACAAGCTCGCCTTCGGCGCCGACCTCGTCCCGGGCTGCTACGAGGACCTGGACCTGGCCGACCTCGTGGTCCTGTCCGGACACAACGCCGCCTGGACCCACCCCGTGCTCTTCCGCCGCCTGGAAGCCGCCCGCGCCCGCGGCCAGCGCCATGTGGTGATCGACCCGCGCCGCACCGACACGGCCGAAGCCGCCGACCTGCACCTGCCCATCGCCCCGCAGACCGACGTGAGGCTGTGGAACGGCCTGCTGGCCGACCTCATCCGGCGGGGCGCGATCGACCTGGCGTTCCTCTCGGCCCACGTCGGGGGCTTCGCCGAGACCGAGGCCGAGCTCGCACGCGCCGACCAGTCGCCCGCCGCCGTCGCCGCCGACTGCGGCGTGCCGCTCGCCGACCTCGAGCGCTTCTTCCGCTGGTTCGCCGCCACGCCGCGGACCGTCAGCCTCTTCTCCATGGGGGCCAACCAGTCGGCGCAGGGCGTGGCCAAGGGCCTGGCCATCCTGAACGTCCACCTCGCCACCGGCCGCATCGGCAAGCCCGGGGCCTGCCCGTTCTCGATCACCGGCCAGCCCAACGCCATGGGCGGGCGCGAGACCGGCGGCATGGCCACCACGCTGGCCGCCCACATGGATTTCGAAGAGGCCGCCCGCGCCCGGGTCCGGCGCTTCTGGGGCGCGCCGACGATCGCCGAGCGGCCCGGCCTGAGGGCCGTCGAGATGTTCGAGGCGGTGCGCGAGGGCCGCATCAAGGCGCTGTGGATCATGGCCACCAATCCGGCGGTCAGCCTCCCCGACGCCGGCCGCGTCCGCGAGGCGCTCGCCGCCTGTCCGTTCGTCGTGGTGTCCGACGTCATGGCCGCGACCGACACCTCGGCCTTCGCCCACGTGCGCCTGCCCGCCCTGGCCTGGGGCGAGAAGGACGGGACCGTCACCAACTCCGAGCGCCGCATCTCGCGCCAGCGGCCGCTGCTTCCCCCGCCCGGCGAGGCGCGCGCGGACTGGCGGATCGTCGCCGACGTGGCGACGGCCATGGGCTTCGGCGAGGCCTTCGGCTGGCGCACGCCGGCGCAGGTGTTCCGCGAATGGGCGCGGCTGACCGCCTACGACAATCCGGACCGGGTGCTGAACCTCGGCCCGCTCGCCGCCCTCACGCCCGAGGCCTACGACGCCCTGGAGCCGGTCCAGTGGCCGGTGACGGCCGCCGGGGGCGCGCCGCGCCTGTTCACGGACGGGCGGTTCCAGACGCCTGACGGGCGGGGGCGCATGCATCCGGTGGCGGCCGAGGGGCCGGCCGAGCCGGTGGATCCCGGCTATCCGCTGGCGCTCAACACCGGCCGGGTCCGCGACCACTGGCATACGCTCACCCGCACCGGGCTGGCCCCCGAGCTGTGCCGCCATGCGCCCGAGCCCTATGTGGAGATCCACCCCGCCGACGCCGCGCCCCTGGGGATCGCCGAGGGCGCGCTGACCCGGATCGTCACCCGGCAGGGCGAGGCCGTGGCGACCGCCCGCCTTTCCGATCGCCAGCGGCCGGGCTCGGTCTTCCTGCCGATGCACTGGACGCAGGCCTTCGCCCCGGCCGGCCGCGCCAACCCGCTGGTCGCGGCGCGCACCGATCCCCGCTCGGGCCAGCCCGAGTTCAAGCACACGCCGGCCCGCGTGCGGCCCTATCGCGAGACCTGGCGCGGCTTCCTGCTCGCCCCAGCGGCCGTCGAGCCGCCGCGAGGCTGCGACCTGGTCTGGCGGCGCATCCCACAGCCGGCCTGCCAGCTGCACGAGTTCGCCGGCCGGGGGGACGGCGCCGAGCGCGAAGCGGTGCGCCGGGCGCTGGCCCGCGGCGCGCCGGCCGAGGTGCTGCGCTTCGAGGACCCGGCCGCCGGCGTCCTGCGCGAGGCCTTCCTGGCGGAGGGGCGGCTCGAGCGGGTGCTGTTCCTGGCGGCGGCCGGCGAGCTGCCGCCCCGGGACTGGCTGGCGGAGCTGTTCGCCGGCGGCGTGCTCGACCCCCTCCAGCGGGCGGCCCTGCTGGTCGGCCGCGCGCCCGGCCGCGCGGTGGAGGCCGGCCCCGTGGTCTGCGCCTGCCGCGGCGTGCGCCAGCCGCGCATCGAGGCCGCCATCGCCGACGGGGCCCGCGACCTCGACGCCGTGGCCGGGGCGACCGGAGCCGGCGCGTCCTGCGGCTCGTGCCGGCCCGAGATCGCCCGTCTCCTTTCCGCAACCAGTCCGCAGGTGCGCCATGCCGCCTGA
- the cobA gene encoding uroporphyrinogen-III C-methyltransferase: MPPDPVPGRVRLVGAGPGAADLLTVRALRAVQSAQALLYDALVPEEIVALAPAACLKVQTGKRAGRPSLRQETINRLMLRLARRGLDVVRLKGGDPSVFGRVGEEAAFLAARGVAVEIVPGVTAACAAAAQFGFPLTHRGEARRVVFATATLKDGAPCLDMAAAADPQATVALYMGGGAAPDLAAALVAAGRSAATPALVLESVGRPDARILFDGTLAGLTAAAGFRAEGPVLLVVGEAVARGLARGGAGRIEAAA, encoded by the coding sequence ATGCCGCCTGATCCCGTTCCCGGCCGCGTCCGCCTAGTGGGCGCCGGCCCCGGCGCCGCCGACCTCCTGACCGTGCGCGCCCTGCGGGCGGTGCAGTCGGCGCAGGCCCTGCTCTACGACGCCCTTGTCCCCGAAGAGATCGTGGCGCTCGCGCCGGCCGCCTGTCTCAAGGTCCAGACCGGCAAGCGCGCCGGTCGGCCCAGCCTGCGGCAGGAGACCATCAACCGCCTGATGCTGCGCCTGGCGCGCCGGGGCCTCGACGTGGTCCGGCTGAAGGGCGGCGATCCCTCGGTCTTCGGGCGGGTGGGGGAGGAGGCGGCGTTCCTCGCGGCCCGCGGGGTCGCGGTCGAGATCGTGCCCGGCGTCACTGCCGCCTGCGCGGCCGCGGCCCAGTTCGGCTTCCCGCTGACCCACCGGGGCGAGGCGCGTCGGGTGGTGTTCGCCACCGCCACGCTGAAGGACGGCGCCCCCTGCCTGGACATGGCGGCCGCCGCCGATCCGCAGGCCACGGTCGCGCTCTATATGGGCGGTGGCGCGGCGCCCGACCTGGCCGCGGCGCTCGTCGCCGCGGGCCGCAGCGCGGCGACTCCGGCGCTGGTGCTGGAGTCGGTCGGTCGGCCGGACGCGCGCATCCTGTTCGACGGCACGCTCGCGGGGCTCACGGCCGCCGCCGGCTTCCGCGCGGAGGGACCGGTCCTGCTGGTCGTGGGCGAGGCGGTGGCCCGGGGTCTCGCCCGCGGAGGTGCGGGCAGGATCGAAGCCGCCGCGTGA
- a CDS encoding TetR/AcrR family transcriptional regulator, with amino-acid sequence MSQPECTPRSRNAAATRAAILAAARARFAEEGYDVASIRGIAGEAGIDPALVLRYFGSKEDLLAEVLADSGSVRDLLEGPREEFGARAARMLLLEPMADHKLAVLQIILRSASSPKAGPMIRRNTQVAFYEPMEEWLGGEDAPIRARTLGAIIMGAAMSRAIDNNGLDDPADRERLCQRLAEALQQAVERP; translated from the coding sequence ATGAGCCAGCCGGAATGCACGCCGCGGTCGCGCAACGCGGCGGCCACGCGCGCGGCGATCCTGGCGGCGGCCCGGGCCCGGTTCGCCGAGGAGGGCTATGACGTGGCCAGCATCCGCGGCATCGCCGGCGAGGCCGGCATCGACCCGGCCCTGGTGCTGCGCTACTTCGGCTCGAAGGAGGATCTCCTGGCCGAGGTGCTGGCCGACAGCGGCTCGGTGCGCGATCTGCTCGAGGGGCCGCGGGAGGAATTCGGCGCCCGCGCGGCCCGCATGCTGCTGCTCGAGCCCATGGCCGACCACAAGCTGGCCGTGCTGCAGATCATCCTGCGCTCGGCCTCCTCGCCGAAGGCCGGCCCCATGATCCGGCGCAACACCCAGGTCGCCTTCTACGAACCCATGGAGGAATGGCTGGGCGGCGAGGACGCGCCGATCCGAGCCCGCACCCTGGGCGCGATCATCATGGGCGCGGCGATGTCACGGGCGATCGACAACAACGGCCTGGACGATCCCGCCGACCGCGAGCGGCTGTGCCAGCGCCTGGCCGAGGCGCTCCAGCAGGCGGTGGAGCGGCCCTGA